From the genome of Phlebotomus papatasi isolate M1 chromosome 2, Ppap_2.1, whole genome shotgun sequence:
CTCGAATGCTTTATTGGTATCTGTATCAAATTTGTCCATTGCAATTGATACTATTATTGGATCCCATGCTGATACGTTGTACTTGAGATTTTTAAGGCCTGCCAGGCATGCTTGTATGCAATCATGGAATTTGATTATTTCTTCGGCAGATCCTCCGGATAGCTTTTTGTATTTCACAATGTAGTTGACGTATGTGCTGACCATCTGACGACGATTTTCATAACGCTCCTTTAGGATGTCCATTGCACTCTCGTAATTGTCGTTCGTTAGAGTTAAATGAGAAACCAGTTGCTTCGGTTGCTCATCAAGGTATGAGAAAAGGTACTGCATTTTTTGGACCCCACTCAAGTATGGGTTGTTGTGGAATACACTGTTGAATAATTCTATAAAAGCTTGCCAATCTTTCTCATGACcggaaaattttgtcactttaaTTGGCGGGAGCTTTGGTAGGTTACTTGGGCGTGGATCGATAATGTTGGAGATCGTTTCATCATTGTTTTCAGAGACTTGTAGGATATCTCTCAATCTGTCTGATAGAGAGCGGTTGTTCTGGTTATGAATCGATAGGTTGGAGTCCCTACTTGGGTCGGTATTGTTGGTGTTTGTGGTAGGTGCAGTGTGATCGGCTGCATCATTTGAAGTGGAAGCTCGATGCCCATGTGTAGCATTGTTGTCGGTGTCTTGGGTGTTCCACGGAAAAGTCTCATGTGTCGTGTATATTGGAGGTGTTAGTGGCTTGGAATGCTCACTTGGAGTTATCGCCAAGAAATcgctgattttggctttttcaatTATGTTTTTCACTTTAGTATATTGTTCTTCGGCTGTCGCAAATACATTGTTAGAAATGTATTCGTGGTCATCATATAGACATGAACGAAGCTCATcatcatttttcttaaattgtaaaaaaagttCTTCAAGAGTGGTTAATCTCTCATTGTGGTATGATGGACCTTTTTTCTTTCGTCTTGTAGGTCCATCTTTAGTGAAATTTTCCCCAAGCTTCTTAATAGAATCAATAATATTGATCTGAAGATCAATAGTCCTCTCAATGTTCATGGTGAAAATAAGAAGAGTGAGTAATTTTCCAATAGATTTATTCTTTCTTGTGTGAAATTACACCTTAATTCTTTTTCGATTTTAATTTGCGAATTATGGCTTTGAGCTGGCGGATTCTCACTTGTTTGCCAGCTCGTTTCCTCCCCTTCTTCTGACTTGTTGTTGGTGTCTTCAGAGGGAGAAGATTGCGGAGTGCCGTCAAGTTCCCCAATGCGTTGGGGATGGTTATCGTGATCGACTCCTGTTGTTGGACGTCCCTATGGTGGTTTAATGGAGTCGGCTGAGTGTGCTGGTACTTGGCTTGGGCTTCCCTAAAATCTGGAGTCTCCAGAAACGGCACGTACCGTTGAGGACCAGGAAGACGGTTCCTTCTTTCTCTCGGATGTTGTCTGGGTGGTCGTTCCTGGCGAGGTAAGGTCTTCCTTTCTCCAGAATATAACCCCTCAACCTCTTCTAGGCGAGACTTGTAGCGAGCTGCTGATGGCTTTGCTGTCTTATCGCCAGTCTTCTTGGGTATGCGGGGCAGTGTTTTCGGTGAGTGTTTTTTGGATGTCTCTCTAAGCCACTTCTCCACCAGTTGTTTTTTAACCTCCTTGGGGATGTCCGGTGTAGTTGGGCGGTAGAGTTCCTCTTCTTGGGGATGAACGgtcgatgatgatgatgaggccACTGTAAGATAATTCAAATCTTTGTTAGGCCGAAGAAAATAAGGCTACTTTTTGTTCAAGTAGGCCGAAGGACCATGATTCGGCTCCGTTCAGCTAGAGAGCCGAAGCAAGAGGAAGAGGATAGTCCGAATCCGGTCAGACTATTCCCTTGCTCTGATAAGAATATTCTTGGGAATTTCTGGGGAATTCGTTCTCCTTTcggactgactctcggctgttttcacggcctctagtaacggctctttcgagccaccgggcttaaggcagtgatgcccccttgtgtaggctacccccgggggtgcctcgagagagttttaattcgagatcgggaaataaatttcctaatcTCGCAGTCCGGCAAATAAATGCCTCTGGAGAATAAATTCCTCAACAGGAATTTACCCAAGAAATATCCTTGAAAATCTGCCCTCGATCGTAAGGCTCCTTGAGGAGAAGCCGTTGTCCTTATGGCAGTtgggagccaattggccgctgatAGATTTTAGGCAGAGTATTGCCGATAATTCTGGCCAATGGGAGATGCAATCTGTAAATAAGCACTACTTACTTTCGTGCTGCTGAACTGAAGAAAAACTCCGATAGCTGGGATATTgcaatctgatttattattaaaaattttcacccttttatacaaaaatcactTTCTCCCACTTTCACTTGACAAATTCTATGTGCGTCATTACGAAAAGTGCAATTCTTAATTGTAACAGAAAAAATTTGCTGACCGCTGCTGACACAGAGTGTGAATGCACTAGAGTCATTGACTTTAGCCGATCAGTTGTCTTATTGACCtgatttttctttgtctttAAATGCTATTTTCTTGTAAACTAGTGGACCAAATGATGTTAGGTTTAGCTTATGGGATTCCTTAATATCTCTATAATGGTGTGTTTATCCTATTTTTCTACTGTATATTCCCATTTCTCTACAATATCCTCGTAAAGTTAGgctaattttgatgtttttatgaTGAAATGACTCGTaagactaaagaaaaacttaaatatttactataattttgTTATCTAAGTTGATCCTTTTCTTGTAATATTGTAATTAAAGGACCCAAAAATTAGTTGGTAtagtttaaatatataaaatattaaggaaaGTCTTAGAAATTAGCccataaaaattgtcaattttatgaatttttggtgtaaaattggCTCAAACTATCCCCTAGTTTTTGGCTAAACTATAATGCTTTAAGATGTAAAATCGTACTTGACTATTAGTTTGTATCTCTAAAAAGTTGGTAagagtccttaaatcctttcaTGATATTTCATATCCTCAAAAAGCATAGGTAACCTTTTGCGTGTTATTAGAATTTTCGTcttcgaataggccaaaatataaaaaagtttaaagtgaaaattttagtatccttgcaaggaataaaggattcttACATGTCAATACTAGTAATTTAATATCTTTAAAGTAccctaaaatgtattaaatttgatttttcggtCTTATCTACCTAAAAAGTGGGAGTTAcaaatttcactaatttaatagtaattgaaggtgcatgttcatcttgaacagtTCGTCTGAGGGTAATCGTATGGGAGATAGGGTAGAgtcgccaccattaagctttaggggcctcgtaaggtgtgatatttttgtcagactaaaatgaatttttgtataaagatacgtTGAAGCAATATCcatctacacaaaaaaaatggaaaattcttaaacagaaacacccaaaaatgtaatttaaaatcccatccaatgaatgccaatgctctaattctaaatccttgatcatttagttttagttgcaatttgcaaatccgtagacatttttcattttccagctaatgctgaacttaagttcccgatctcttaatttgaaggagctagggattctaggcgatttcttttgctcagaacttctaaacttaaacgcctcggggattcacgtccaatttaagttcccaggatcttatatattcttaaatttagagtcaaaatttttctgtgtgtatatatctaggatacgtctagagaattttagagaatctcattgaaaaatatgcattttccccaataatgcttgtttcagtacttttcgccacctgttttaaatcgaatttcaattaattaagagacgtagtAACGTATTGGaatattagaacagaacatattatgagtggtgaaatgctacttattcttaaatgccttaaattagttgttttatattaggtggagaaaaagtgcttacatggcgaaatgggctgactctaccctacccCCTTATCACTGGTATCAAAGTGGACCATATAGCCCccagaaattaaagaaaaataaagtaaaaatgtATTAGTGGAGTAAATAAAAGTCAACGAGAGGAATTCAGTTGTTTTTCATGGACCGTCCCTTCCGATGTGAGTAAATTTAAATCGGTTGCGGAGTTGTTACAGGTCATACCCCACCCCTAGAATCGTAacaattataattaattttgatatcCTGACCTTCAAATTAAATCGCATTAAAGTTTCCTATAATTTCGAGGGAAATGACAGCTCGAAATAAAATAGGTAACAATTTTTGATAAAGATGGACACTTATCGGAATGGTCATCGAAGCCCACAAgttgatatctctcaccgtttaagcctttaaggacgattggaacaccggtatcccataaagaaaataatttttcctgacaacctaaagttatttttttcttatgtctgtacataattgtaaagtagaaggttgaaggaatctagaatattttttgcaagtctctagttatttgctatgtagtaaatatttaagctcaaaaatggcgaatttttaaattctcaaattcataattgattttatttattttttatacttctaactttttttaagcaaaacccttttggcaataaaaactacaatactcatatgtaatatttttcattaaagcgaaaaatattattcattggtattgtcaggaaaattacttaaattttgggctatttttgtccctatcgttcatagaggcgcaaaatacaccgaatcagactctgttggactttccaaggttagatgttagacttatcattgattatgtttctcaatttaatttttattgttgattttcagtccgtaaaaagtgtctcgtcgttataGGGTTAAGATTAATGACGGAAACACCATGAGCGAAAAATAGATAAGCAAAAGCTTATGGTGCTATTGCAATGAATAATGAACATTTTAGCAGTtcactgttctcatgtgcttttacgttatcgacttttctttatgttggttcctgcGTCGACTATTTGccggttttagaacacgatgaGGACTGGAtaaaacagtcatgacagaaaccaacacatagaaaagtcgataacgcagaagcatataagaacagccatgtactgaAAACACTGAAAAGTATACAGGAAATTCcccttttagcactttactgttctcaagtgcttcttccttatcgatttttttgtgtaGGTTTTTGTTTTGACTCTTTTCCCCAGGTTTTCTGTGTTCtatctaaaaccaccaaacagtcgtgacaggaaccaacacaaggaaaagtcgataatgtagaagtacttgagaatagtaaagtgctaaaaaaccaTGTTCACTGTTCATTAAATAGTACGATTACAGTGGACTCTCGCTatttcggctcttttaagatcgggctacttttcaaTTCGgacagcggttacatttgaaaatagtttgttgtcatttttcaagtttgattatgattatcaaatgaatcaaatatgctcaaatttggcatagtttgtcttagttttgatgtgattttgcattattgagggattttcatgcaatttacgttatatatgagtgtgtaaactcaatatctatatatgcacatgaataaaaaatcgttgcatttcaaaaagtttgtcgcccgaatttctgtctgattcggctgacatttcggtcccatatgcccgaatttgtgagagtctactgtatttcatttttcatttcgaTGTACAGTCCCAACtgtaattattttcaattaattttgagCTACGACACCTGCTGACTGAACCGTCCTCATTGTTCTTGCATTGAAAATATTATCCAGGAGTTCCAGTCTCTGTGATCTGCTCTGTGGGGAATCCTTAGCAACTGGAAGGTCCCTGGAGGCGGGAGGAGACGTGTTCTCCTTTATCGCCTCTGTTGTCCTTTCATCTACAAATATCCCAGGACTCACTGGAGCTTCTGAAGACAGTGGTACCGATTGAGCTTCTACCAGCACTTTCTCATGATGGGCCGTTGTGATTCTAATCATGCAATTTGCACTGACCAGAAGCAGGAAGCACCACACAAAGCTATCCATGAACTGGATTACAATCTGCAAAAACACATCAGACCAATTATGTCGTGGTCAGAATCTCTCAGCATCAGTGTCTTCAATTAAAACATGAGTGACAACAGTTTAGTTAACTGTTTGTGGAGTGAATCTGTTTTGAGAGGGTTCTGATATTCTTTGTAGAGATATTATAGAGAGGAATTAAAGTAGAATTTGATTAAAGTGAGATGAAGAAGAGAAAAGTgaagaattattattaaattaaatgtaaaattgtattttatttccAGAGCAGAGTTGAAACAATGTCTTGAGAAATAGATTACAGATTAGGAAGGAATATAAACGTACAAGTCGAGCTTTAGTTGGCATTATCGGGATTCCCTCAAGGTTCTTCACTGATAATCTCTCTTgcacaaaagaaaattaaccaaGTTTTTCTtatctataatattttgcaactCTATTTTTTAGTTAGTTtcttttctcataactttatctCGAATTTATGGCATGAGAAACCGcaataaaaccaaaaaataaaacataagaAAATCGTTTAGTACGAGACGTTTCGGAGCAAAAAACGTATAAAGTATTTTGTACACAAACTGTAAGTCACTTGATAACGATTAGGTGCGTCTGGTGTAAGTAGCTCTTGAGGTATTATTTGCCTATGTTAATTAAATGTGCGATGGCGCAAAGTTTGAGGTGCATCGGAGCAAAAAAGAGAGGCTAAAACGGTCCACTGATGGAGTTGATTAATCTGGGATGAAATTATGAGTCTTGCATAAGGTTTATTATGATGCTACATTAGAATCTGGTGAGCTTGATGGTAAGTCATCAAGGTGCAAATACATCACTGCAAGCGTGCCGGATGCATTATACAATAAAACTAGCAGTAAATTACTTTTCAATGGAAATATTTATGGTGCTGGAACTCTTACAAAATTAGAAGgttgtaaaaaaaagtcttcTACGAGCACTTGCACTTTCTTTTTCTCGCCACTGAATAGCGTACGTGGTATTTGACTTTGATAAAATCAGAGAATTCCATGAAGTGACCGCAAGGCTCTAGAGAGACCTGAAAgcttaggggaaattggggtacCACTGAACACGGGGTAACACCAAACTCTTTGATTTTTTAGATCAAAGGACACAAGGATGCTTGCCCATTGAAAAAATGGtcgtcatagtccaagtagtttagaaataaaagtcactgtttggtgctaccccatgtttggtggtgccccagtttcgcCTAATTCAGGTCTCTCTAGAACCTTACGTGGTATTTGACTTTGCTAAAATCAGAGAATTCCATGAAGTGGCCGTAAGTATCTAGAGAGACCTGAAGgcttaggggaaattggggtacCACTGAACACGGGGTAACACCGAACAGTTTGATTTTTTAGATTAGAAGAATTTATAGA
Proteins encoded in this window:
- the LOC129800695 gene encoding uncharacterized protein LOC129800695 is translated as MVFDRIVIQFMDSFVWCFLLLVSANCMIRITTAHHEKVLVEAQSVPLSSEAPVSPGIFVDERTTEAIKENTSPPASRDLPVAKDSPQSRSQRLELLDNIFNIPIATLKAVNELVQSIASNFHVSGVTHVDHRSIKDSPARTTEKSNQ